GATTGTTTAAGGTTTATAGCTGTGTGAGGAGGAAAATGTAAAGCAGAGGAGTGTAAGCAAAGCTTGCTATGCACATACCAAGGTCAGTGGGGGTTAGTACATTGTAGCTGTATGCTGGATTTCCTCTCTGCCTACACATTAACTCCTTTATGTACCAGAAACATGAAAATTGTTCTAATATATTCAGAAAGGGTAAAAGTGGTTCCTTTATGTGTGAACATCAGAAGGTGTACATAAAATGACAGTGTTGCAAAAGCCTACTTTCTAATTAGTTGTTACTGTGCATGGAACAAGGGGAATGGGCTATGCATTTTATGCATCCTTTACACCCAATGCAATAATAGCATTGGATGCCAGAATATACAGAAGTGTAAATGTAACAGCAAAACACAGAAGGTATTAAAATACTtctaatctgattttttttaatgaatgttttctGTAATGATTCACTGACATCGTCCATTGTATGTGTTACTATAAGATCTCTGGATCATTGTGCTGGAGCTTGTCATTTCTTTTTGTAGGCAAACATTGGATTTGAGCAGCTAgaccaggcataggcaaactatggTCCGCGGTCTGTATACTGCCcaaggttgtttctctggccctgtgggtggtccgcggctctggccctCGTTTGTATCCCGGCTCGTGGAGGTGGGTGGGCTATGTCTCTacatacaacccgcccactcttccatcgcaggctcaagtctgcgatgggacagtgggtggggttataccatcatgacatcacagtcattggtgtcatgatggcataaccccacccactctcccatctgcccggcccctctgtcaaattgtCAAaaatcagattgtggcccctggctgaaaaagtttgcccacccctttTTTCTAGTGGATTTATTGTTCCAGAAAGTCAACACTTGCAGCAGTATTTTGGGGTACTGCACGCAGCGGAATGGAAGTATAGATacctgttttattttctgtaaagagAGACTATTACTGGTTTGTtatcacggtggctcagtggttaacacttggcctttgcagctctaggtcccaggtatctcggccaggatactatctgcatagagtttgcaggttctccccgtgtttcctctgggtactccggtttcctcccacattccaaaaacatgcagttaggttaattggcttcccccaaattaaccttagactatggtaatgacatatggctattgtagggacattagattgcgggcttctatgagggacagctactgacatgactgtggactttgtacagcactgtgtaatatgttagcgctaaataaatactggataataataaaactggCTTGTGATCTTTCTTGCAGCTTGCAATCAAGTCATGCCAAGTACCAGTACCTTGtcctttttgtacatttacagcTTTATTCTGACagtggttccactttaaattcagTCTGCAGAGGCAGCAATAACCTGCCGCCTGTGACATGTGCCCACTTCTCCTGTCCCTCTTTGGCTGCAGACTTGGCATAGAAAACACTAAGGACAGAAGACAGATGGTGCAATGGGAATCCTGCTTTAGTGATTAGTAGAGTTTGGAATTCATTTCAGCTTCCCTGGAGGAGGccagaaaaaaaagcaacctGCATGTTTATTAAATCAAGATGGGAGCATTCCAGAGGAGATAATACTCTGATATAGTGCAGCAGCAAATGTACTCTGAAAACTATTAGAGGGAACCTGTGACTGTAGAAATGTAGGTTCTGTCATTGCTGACATTGTAAGGGCGGATGACTGGCACTTTGGTAGCCGCTCGGGCACTCACACTGCTGGTATCTATAGAAACAGTGCCTGCAGATTTGACATCTGATgtcagtgagtggtactggtaccgctcactgcggccccaattcattctctatggggctgcctcAGGAAGTGGCTAATATGTAGAATCTCCCCAGATGCAGCAGTTTACTCGCATGCATCGCAACCTCACGTGGTCAGTGTGGGAACCCAGAGCGCATGAAGGAAGAGGAGAGTGCTGGTTGTAAAGGGGGTGAGCAATAAGTTATAATTGCTTTGATGAAATATTCAAACAAGAACAATGCAAAATGATTCTGGATGaaatgggctaccaatgcactGGCATTTTTTCATACTCATCTGTATCCATAGTGTTGGGGgagcacgatggctcagaggttagcagcgctaggtcccaggtttggatcctggccaggacattatctgcatgaagttttcaTGTTctctcgtgtttgtgtgggtttcctccgggtactccggtgtccccccccccacatttcaaaaaacatgcatttgtattatttggcttccccccaaaattgatctgtattaaggacatatgactttggtagtgatattggattgtgagccccttggagggacagctagtgatatgactatggacttgtgaagtgctgtgtaatatgtcggcactatatacatactggttaataataatattaacaataatactaATGGTGTTGCTTCCTTACTGGCTGTATGAGAGAAATCCCTCTCTCTCACCAGCCAGGGAGATTCTGCAGCGTTTCCGTCAACAAGGAAGCGACACCTCTCCCATCCGCCAGTGATGGAATAATGCCTTGGAAACAGGTGAGTAATATTCTCCGCCCTTCCTAGTGATCCTAATATTGGATTGTTGGGACAAGCAACAGGATCACATAAACTTTGCAGTCATGTTTATATTACTGTCCTTTTTGGGTAGACTTTCCTTCAATTCCTGCCAGGGCAGAGACACAAATAATGactaataatgacaataataataactcaTTATTAGAGTGAGGAAATATTCTtctgaaagtattttaaaaatgtatttggctgGTATTTGTTAAAACTTGATCTTGAAGCTGTTGAGGagttaaaatagttttatagaaAAACTGTGCCTGCTGCCAAAGTTGTAATgaattttgttaattaaaaaaaactgaaaggcgTGATTGAAGCCGAGAGAGAGAGATCAAGGGGTACTGACACTTATTTTTACCTATGTCAGGGTCTACACATTAGTGTGTGATACTTTcaccacttcttagattgtaagctcttcggggcagggtcctctcctcttcctgtgtcattgtctgtatcatttgcaacccctatttaatgtagagcgctgggtaatatgttggtgctatataaatactgtttagtaataatgaTAGGGGTATGCAGTATATCTTTGCAGGTTTCTACATAGTCTCTGCAGCCCACTGCAGCTCTGCATGCTTTCTATGATAGGAATTCGGGGAATGAGGCCTAGTGACCCCGTATATCCAATAACCCTGCCCCTGCTTCCTGTCTGTGGGGCGCTTTGGTATTTTAAGGCTTTTTCCAAAATTGTCAGTGCCGGGGAGTAAGCATTCTGTAATTCCCAGATTTTCCATGTTGAGGCCTTGCACGATCATctgattgtagaggagagagtcgggttagtggaataccagagaggaggaggttacagtagtccagacgagagatgataagagtgtatACAAAGAGTgtggtggtctcgggacaggtaggggcggaatttggagatgttgcgcaggtgaaagtgaccggacctgaaaacgttctgaatatgggggggtaaatgagagggccgacaccaaaggtgacaccaagacaacgtgcctaaggTCCTATTGGTGGCCACACATTTTttgttactaattttttttttttaaatagtgcttGATACATTTGCTGTGCTACTCGATTTAAACCCAACAACaagcagaaccaaaattaaaatatattgttgtttcACTAAAATATTAATCACTTTAATTTCTGCATTAtccatattgaaaaataattcttCCATTATACTACCAACTTTGCTGTGAaagttttaaaaggttttaaaagtttCTGACACAAGGAAAGGTATAGAATCTGTCAGTTTTACCTGTTCTCTGTGGAactgttggggagatttcactttacttccttttccagtgacagtgctggcccccaggacaggaagtgtggtgAAATGTCTAGCAGGAtaagcagcataaacattattttattagacCGAGCTAAGGGTGGAACCCATGCAAGCATGGCAGAACCTGCACTGCACAGGTTGATGTCAGACAACCTCAATGGGTAAGGTCCTTAGGAGAACGGTCACACAAAACCAGCCTAAAGGAGtgaagaatattatatatatatcaccatgtCAACCATCCATTAGGCAAACCTGCAGCTAACCCTTGCAGTGTGGAGTGGCCCCGCAGCAAGGGTCTGTCTATGTTCCCACTGGAAAGATGTtaactttttcctttccttttaagCCTCTTTCCCAGGACAGGAAGAATTGAGAAATCTTCCCAAGTCAATAAAAGGTTTTAACTAttccctactgtatccaaaagaaaaaatgttaacaggGGTTGGATGTTCAAAAGGAAATGGtaataatgtacagcgttgcataatatgttggtgctatataaatcctgtataataataatttacttgttTGTCTTTCATAGCTACTTCCCCCCGAGTCTCCTCTGAGCTGGAACAGGCCCGACCTCAGACAAGTGGAGAGGAAGAGCTACAGCTGCAGTTGGCACTTGCCATGAGCAGAGAGGTGGCGGAGCAGGTAAGTAATGACCTCTAGGCCCCGTTGAAACTACATAGAGAAGTGACAGAGGATAGCGTTGTTGCCCTTTGTTCTGTCAGGTATTCGTACATGCAAAATATCACCTGTAGAAGCCTTCTGACTAATATGCCTTGGGATATAAAGGtaggataaataaaaaagaccCCTCACAATGGTGGAGTAAAAAAGAGACCCAACACAATGctagcataaataaaaaagacccCTCACAATGGTGAGATAAAAAAAGCACTCaagtttaaattttactttatgttCTCACAGGAGGAGCGAATTCGTCGAGGTGATGATTTGCGTCTTCAGATGGCCTTGGAAGAGAGTAAAAAAGACACTATCAAAGGGCCAAAAAAGAAATCGGTGAGGGTCCTCTTGACATAAAAACTGTTCTATTTGGATTCTGCTGAAGGACAGCAACAGAGGGGAGGGTGCAGGAAGATTCATACAGCAGAATGTATCCTCTGGCAAACTAGATACAGGCAAATAAACTAAGGTAGCAAAGTTACAGGTCACTGCCGGAGGGGGCACCTACTTAAGCTTGGAGGCCAATATTGTTATACAACAGAGAAAGTATCTTCATTGTAAGGAGAACCATTTGTGAAAGGCATTTACAATAATCTGGACGTCAACTCTctaaggcaaattaaaaaaaaagtcagtatatACATGAAGATCACACTAAGCGCCAAACCTAAGCTGACAACGCTTCTGCACTGAACCCCCAAACTGATTTGTCCCCTCCCCTGTTCTTATCTCCATACCATTAGAGGGGTACTTTATTACCAGACTCAGAAGTAGAAGGTAACTTTGGGAAAGTTTCACTTAAGCTGAAAAAGCGACCCAGCCTTTTTAACATATGGAATCCAGATAAAAATTATTAGTGTTAAATTTGAGTGCCCATGCGTGGCTAGAATATGTTCTTCTTTTCAGAGTGTTTACTaatctacttatttttttttataagaagcagcagcagcatcagcagcaacagcagcagcagccgCCGTCCTTGTTGGACCTAATTGACGCACTGCCTCCTGGGGCCCAGAACCCTCCGAAATCCGAGCCTTGGGCAGCCGTATCGGTACCAACATCAAACAGCCAACCTGACCCTTGGGGGGCAGCTGCTGCCTCTCCAGTCTCAGCAGATCCCTGGCAGTCTTTTGGTGAGTAAACTGTATTGTTAGGATTTGGTCATGTGATGCAGTTCTTGATATGCCAAAATACTGAGAGCACAAGTCTGCAATAGTTTACTTTGGTAAATATTGGGGCACAGAGTTCCATTTCATTTtgcacactatatatatttagatttttaatgCCACTGACCTCTGCTTTCTCCTATTGACTTGTTGTACGGAGTCACCTGTGGCCTTGTTTACTTTCCCTTTACACAGGAGTCCAGTGTTGGATTGAGCTTAGTGTGACGTCGTTTAGCTGGCAGCTCAGACACATTCCTTAGTGGAAAGTCACAGATGAGTTTGTTGGAATTTGTAGAAAGTGTTATGCCTAAGACGGGAATTCAAGTGTCTGACCACATTGTTCTCTaaatttctaatttaaaaaagccACATCATGGAAACttgaaatgtaacaaaaaagtctGGGCTCTGGACCTTAATATTAGAAGTAGATTTGCCTTGCTGCATATTCTGTGTTTAAGGAAGACCCATTTTTAAGGTGACCATTCCAACTTGTCACTCctggcacaataaaaaaattagaaaataaaaccagTTAAAAAATATTGTCCTGGAGGAACTGCTGCTCTTAATTTTCTCTTGTGCTGAGCACATGATCAGGTGTAAAGGCATTAGTCACATGATCAGGAAGAGTTAGCCAGTTAGAGGCTGCATCTGAACTGTGAACCTCCAATCAGGGACCAATCACTTGGCCAGTCCTGAGGAATTCAATCATGTGACTGGCACTGTATATTTACCATATTGGGAAGATTAGATTAAAAGTAGAAACGACAGTCTTACCCAATCCATCTAAATCAGAGATCCTCAGCCTTCTAAATAATAAACAGCTATTTTGTAGTAATGTAGAATAGAGCAGGGGTCAACAACCATTCGGttcataattcataattttaaatcctgcggaccaataatatgattttttttcaaaaaaagataaatacatttgaaaaataatgatcttcctaatggtgcctgacgaggactctgattcattgatcagctcacggttaagtgaaatattactactgttactattatcattagttgaattatctttggtattattaaagaaatgtaaaatatttgtttgctttttctcactcattatgggtttatttcattccaatcttactaatgatagttatcaaagtcaaactatttgatgccattaaatataacagttaaagaaaatacacagttaaggtcatacttacctaaaagagcatctgagacaaaaataaaacataccgATGAGAATCGGtgttggcggagcggggtgactgctgtaatggtggaaacaatagtgaagcgtacggctcagcaatgGTTCCCTCATAAGACTTAACACTaaactgacgtcacgctgcacctcccttgtttttccatctctagtagagtttgtgaatttagtgcaatgtaaaggcgaacattgtcattcagaatataggaaatttttagaatattatttctgttttgttattaataaaacataaatattgcaaatatttctgtggaccaccaaatttttctcatggaccactgatTGGCAACCACTGGAATAGAGAAGGGCCAGGCtgtggccagaaaaaaaaagataatacccCAGAAACTTTGGTGAGCAGAAGTAAACTATCCCTaggcttggtggtcagtagaggtAAGGCTGAGTGCCTGTGGTTAGTGGAAGGTAGGTTACTGCCTCACCAGTAATCTCGGTGGAAGCAATGGTAATATATTACTCCCATTGGAAAAAACACTAAATACTGCGTCATTAGTATCAGTGGGAAGAACATTGCTCTGTTGTTGACGAGTAATGCCCCATCACtgatgtcagtgggagaaatagttCCCCAATCATTgttatcagtagaaaaaaaactttctcatgTTGGTGTTTGTTGGAGGAAAAGAGACCCAAAGAACAATTAAGACATCCAAAGGGCAGCACTTTGGagatatcaaatttatttttctattttgtgttgcCCACTTTACTTTGCGGCTACCCAACCAGCTGTAAAACTGCTTCCTATTGGCACTGAAAGTGATATTGCAGGCAAGGATTAGCAATGTAATTTTTGTTGAACTGAAGCCCTGGTGCTTTTATTTGTACATGAAATTAACATGTATTTAGCAGGAAAGGTCTGTGCTCCATGCAGGCTCCCTGCTTGGGATGCCCCCACTTACATGTGAAATGTCACAGCCTGCTCCTAACACTTAGAGCTAACAGCGGCCATCTGTTTTTACGCAGGTACGAAGACATCTGCCACCCCCGACCCCTGGGGATCAAGCACAGTTTCTTCAACGCAGTCTCTTCCCAAAAGCCAGGACCCTTGGGCCCCTTCCGCTGCCACAGGAGCGGCTAATTCTACAGCAGACCCCTGGGGAGCCGCACCAGCAACTAAATCTAGCACAAGCACAGGTGAGAGGTGTAGCAGCAGATGCACAGAGTATTAAATTACAGCTGTCTTTAgagaaagagaacctgtcataatTAGTCATATCCACAAATTCTCATTCttaaaatacgttttttttttttatacaggaggTTCATCTTTTGACCCATTCAGCAATTTAAATGGGACCGCAAAAGATGACTTTTCTGAGTTTGACAGCTTGAGGTCTACTTCTAAAGTATCAGGTATGTAATATTCAATACGTCCTTGCTATATCAGTCTGCACATCCAATATATTTGGTTTCCCTTGGGTACTTACCACCCCAAATCCCTTATTTGCCCGCTCTACTCAATAAACACCTCATTAAAACTCAATTATCACCAGCTTCAGGCTAACAGGAAAACAAGAAACATAgacaaatgaaataaagtttGTGAATTGAGAtttggtttgatttactaaagtagtagaGACCATTCATTTAATAACAAGAGAATGTTTAATTCAATTATCCACTCAGGGTGATATGAAACTATTTTTAgatcatttaaaaatttaaatgtaaaccaTTCAAGTAAACCATTCAACAgcttagaaatattttttctttttcttacactTTTTGAACTAATTATCTTAAAATTGAAGTTTAATCCAATTCCACATTCCAAtataccctttttatttttattatatacccaTTTTAAGGCTCAATTACATTATTATCAGGTCTTCCCAATGCAGATTATAGCTGGTGGGAAGGGTGGATAGGTTGCTGTATCTAGCGTCTTAATACCATTACCACATGGTTAAATGAACAGAAATCTCATGAATTAAAGGGGTGGaccagggacagtaaggctggggaggaaagagaAGACGATGgacatttttttggttggtttggtTGGCTGCAGCTTTAAATCACACTGTGAGAAGTtcacattgtgcagtgaaatctATACTTTTGGCCCCAATGCAAGCAGTTGGCTGACTGCTAGGAAGCGTTATGCcgtcagtctggaggagtgggcattcCCGGGCAAGCAGCATTTACATGCAGACTGCCCCAAATAATGCCTACATGGGATGCCGAGCCTTCAGCTATCAAGAAtagaaatctaataaatgaaaggggAAAAAGATTTCTCTACATTCACATGCAGACATACTTTTCCAGTAAAAGTGCCAGGGGTTTGCATAAAGAATATAAGAATAGAGAGGTTCTCAATCACACTTTCATGATAGCTGtcaaaaaaggattaaaaaggGACTAGGAACAGTCAGACACTTACCTTATTTTCTGGATGGAGAACATGTAACATAATGATGTTACATGTTCTCCATCCAGAAAATAAGTTAAGTTCTATCTAACTTGCTGATACATAAGGCTAGAGTTTATTGTAGACCAAAAATTGTAATATGTGTGGACAGCTTCAGGCAGGTGATAATAATTTCTTGGAAAGAATTCTATGTTTGCTAAATGCACCGTTATAGGGGATTGAACCATGACCCTGTCCATTGGAAACAGCTGACTTGCTGTATCCTAATTTTTGATATAGCTTAATCTGTTTTTCTTAACGATGAAGTTTCTAGGAACTGCATACTTGTCCAGACAAGGTTACGAATGAAATCACAATCTTGTTTATGTTGGCTGTAACACAAGGAGACAAAATGGCTTCTCTTAGCCTTTAGGGAGTTATATCCACGTTCAGGCCTCCTCCCCTGCATGTACCTCTTGGTTGCTGTAGCGGAACTCCAACTCCCATCATGCCTTAGCGATGCGGTTAAGGCACAGCTGTACAAACTGCCTGTGGTTGATTATTCCAGCAGCCATGGCCTATTCTAAAGTGAATCGCAGATGTTTTGCATCCGGAACATTCCACTGGCAGCCCGGGTTCTGCAAGTATTTCTGGTTTCCTTTCTTCCTTATGTTTCTATCTGCCTGAAAAGCCCATGGTGAAATATGATGTATCCCAGGTGTCTGAGAGCGGAACATCTGCTGGAATAACTGGCATTGGGTGTAGAGGAACTTTGGATGGAGTGTGGGGGTTATAGGTCACACATGTGCACAAACCCCTGTAGTCTACACACATATGGAAAGGAAGAGGCTGCTACTTAAACCTGTGCAGGGACATTTGTTTCTGTAATGCACAGCAGCTGTACTGCTTACATACACGGAGTGCTTTTATTAGTCTGTCCTCATTCCTGGACCTGCAGGTTTAAACCAGGTTGAACTTTTTATTTATCCTGTGCTTGaagtagaaaggtaaaaaaaagacctATCATACTGAGCTGCAGAAAGTCTGCAAGTAAACGGTCTTGCTGCTGCCTTCTtcatttcctggttggaggaGGTCCAGCATCTTTAAGACTTTTCTTGTCCAGAGTACAActtgtacaattaaaaatatatgttagcTAAGGGCAGTCCCAGACCACATCCATGTCACTGCAAAATTGCTAACAGCAACACATTCTAAAAACAAGGACTTGCTTGTAAACCAGCTTCTTATTGTTCCCTTTAGGATTTTATTAAACAGGTGAGCTGGTTTTTATCTTGAGAGCCTCTTTTCAAAATTTCAGGGTAACATAAAACCAATTGCTACAATTCTCTTTCAGTTGCTCTATTGAGAAAACTTCTAGCAAGAATTACTTTCTGGCTgacctgtttttttcttcctccttctaGCAGATTCCATATCTACATTACCATCCTTACGCAGTGGTACCACCAGTCCAGACCTCTTCGACTCCCAACCCATAGCCATGGCCACTGGCAAACAGGCTATTGCGCGCAAAACTCCGGAATCCTTCCTGGGACCCAACGCAGCCTTAGTGAACCTTGACACACTGGTGACGATGCCTGCACAGCCTGCCCCTACATTTAATCCTTTCTTGGCATCAGGTAcgtctctttttttaaaaaaggttttaagaaaactcccaaaaaaaaacaactaaattaaattaaagaggaactaaactgaaaagtgcctaaaaaaaaaaaaaaaaaaaaatagacttaccgTCAATCCCCCAGGGCAGACCCATCCAtgcgggggtgtcttgcatcaggtcccgcgtcatcccggcatctgtTCCTGAGCAGGCgcaccgggcaccgccatcttctcctcttcttcctggtttttcatcctacatcacccgactcaggtgtgagattgggtgatgtaggatggaaaaaaacttgccgctctcattgcgcaggcgtgagatcagcacatttttctctttgctcGGAAAGGCTCTTTTTACGCATGCCCGGGATTCTCAGGCATGCTCCGAAGGAGCACCctagagcctcctggaatgcgtgacgaaggtatcctgggaggctttgcgctcccattcattctcgattgcctaggcaattgagaattagggggcggtgctgcaacctttcttttttttaaaaagtgtgttgcacttaaaaaaaacaaacaacagaatttttaccttacaaaaaagggttgtctacccttttatgtaaagtgaaatttctgagtttaggtgcactttaacaaTACCTTCTGCCCTATCCTAATCCTTTCTGTTTTTTGTCTATTCTTACTCATAAATTCTGCTATATTCTATTCTTGGTATATTCACATTTAACCTAAGCTTCTGCTCAAGCCTCATTCAAACCATACTTTATGTTCTaacccagattaaaaaaatactcacTTTACTTGTCCTATCTAAACCATATCCTGTAAACCGTAATCCTGCTAATAACTATACTCTCTTACCTGATTTTAAGCAACCTTTGCTAGTTCCTACCATATCTTCAAACTTGCCCAAGTGTACACAATCCTCCTGTTTCAGGCAATGCTGGGACAaggtccaaaattttataaagcAAAAGGATTTAAGTGTGCATCTTTTCTTTGAACTGCCCTGCAGGTCATTTCCTTACTCCCTCCTTCTACCTGCCACTCATTCTGGCCCTGGTTACACCCGAAACCTTACAGTAAGCTCCAGTTTAAATGTAACCCCTTCTACTGTATAGGCCTAATCCTAGACATACCCTCTGCCCTTGTCTTATTTTGCCCATACTCGCTCTGTAGTGTAGTGTAGAA
The Pyxicephalus adspersus chromosome 7, UCB_Pads_2.0, whole genome shotgun sequence genome window above contains:
- the EPN2 gene encoding epsin-2 isoform X3, producing the protein MTTSSIRRQMKNIVNNYSEAEIKVREATSNDPWGPSSSLMTEIADLTYNVVAFSEIMSMIWKRLNDHGKNWRHVYKALTLLDYLIKTGSERVSHQCKENIFAIQTLKDFQYIDRDGKDQGINVREKSKQLVSLLKDDERLKGERAQALKTKERMAQVATGVGSNNQINFGRGSSQPNLSTSYSEQDYGKSGGSPASYHGSTSPRVSSELEQARPQTSGEEELQLQLALAMSREVAEQEERIRRGDDLRLQMALEESKKDTIKGPKKKSKQQQHQQQQQQQPPSLLDLIDALPPGAQNPPKSEPWAAVSVPTSNSQPDPWGAAAASPVSADPWQSFGTKTSATPDPWGSSTVSSTQSLPKSQDPWAPSAATGAANSTADPWGAAPATKSSTSTGGSSFDPFSNLNGTAKDDFSEFDSLRSTSKVSDSISTLPSLRSGTTSPDLFDSQPIAMATGKQAIARKTPESFLGPNAALVNLDTLVTMPAQPAPTFNPFLASGQTAPAAAPAINPFQVNQPQALTLNQLRSSPMMGVAPSFNNMANETSVPPPLMGISAVPVVPPTGMNINMAATLPHHNTAILPSNAQAMNATNPFLL
- the EPN2 gene encoding epsin-2 isoform X2 — protein: MTTSSIRRQMKNIVNNYSEAEIKVREATSNDPWGPSSSLMTEIADLTYNVVAFSEIMSMIWKRLNDHGKNWRHVYKALTLLDYLIKTGSERVSHQCKENIFAIQTLKDFQYIDRDGKDQGINVREKSKQLVSLLKDDERLKGERAQALKTKERMAQVATGVGSNNQINFGRGSSQPNLSTSYSEQDYGKSGGSPASYHGSTSPRVSSELEQARPQTSGEEELQLQLALAMSREVAEQEERIRRGDDLRLQMALEESKKDTIKGPKKKSQQQHQQQQQQQPPSLLDLIDALPPGAQNPPKSEPWAAVSVPTSNSQPDPWGAAAASPVSADPWQSFGTKTSATPDPWGSSTVSSTQSLPKSQDPWAPSAATGAANSTADPWGAAPATKSSTSTGGSSFDPFSNLNGTAKDDFSEFDSLRSTSKVSADSISTLPSLRSGTTSPDLFDSQPIAMATGKQAIARKTPESFLGPNAALVNLDTLVTMPAQPAPTFNPFLASGQTAPAAAPAINPFQVNQPQALTLNQLRSSPMMGVAPSFNNMANETSVPPPLMGISAVPVVPPTGMNINMAATLPHHNTAILPSNAQAMNATNPFLL
- the EPN2 gene encoding epsin-2 isoform X1, producing MTTSSIRRQMKNIVNNYSEAEIKVREATSNDPWGPSSSLMTEIADLTYNVVAFSEIMSMIWKRLNDHGKNWRHVYKALTLLDYLIKTGSERVSHQCKENIFAIQTLKDFQYIDRDGKDQGINVREKSKQLVSLLKDDERLKGERAQALKTKERMAQVATGVGSNNQINFGRGSSQPNLSTSYSEQDYGKSGGSPASYHGSTSPRVSSELEQARPQTSGEEELQLQLALAMSREVAEQEERIRRGDDLRLQMALEESKKDTIKGPKKKSKQQQHQQQQQQQPPSLLDLIDALPPGAQNPPKSEPWAAVSVPTSNSQPDPWGAAAASPVSADPWQSFGTKTSATPDPWGSSTVSSTQSLPKSQDPWAPSAATGAANSTADPWGAAPATKSSTSTGGSSFDPFSNLNGTAKDDFSEFDSLRSTSKVSADSISTLPSLRSGTTSPDLFDSQPIAMATGKQAIARKTPESFLGPNAALVNLDTLVTMPAQPAPTFNPFLASGQTAPAAAPAINPFQVNQPQALTLNQLRSSPMMGVAPSFNNMANETSVPPPLMGISAVPVVPPTGMNINMAATLPHHNTAILPSNAQAMNATNPFLL